In Xyrauchen texanus isolate HMW12.3.18 chromosome 35, RBS_HiC_50CHRs, whole genome shotgun sequence, one DNA window encodes the following:
- the LOC127628742 gene encoding SLIT-ROBO Rho GTPase-activating protein 3-like isoform X3 has product MTSHGKLRKEKAEYETQIKEVRGQLSEQLKILDAQLEVKTQQLQDLSEYLRRRGEIEAEYARSLEKLSEKFTIKTKRKEQLDLSVAQSWTVLLTQTRQESRDHSSLSELCSNTLTQRLSHCIEDTHRMAKRSKEVGLQMQDELLKITTELQTALKTYHQYHIDCLAAEGKLKEATRLEEKQTGKSADLGLIQSGGQRRSSVKKIERLMEKRQVKVQETQLKCTKARNDYLLNLAAANASMNKYYLQDICTLIDCTDLGYHLSVSRVIRGYVSNQNRIIQNMKNGLQQLDTAVTELNQGQDRDALLQAHNTAFCLPFRFQYQPHEGDQVCEVSAEGQVRYELETRFQQLQSRLASVTLETEEVSKTLKTTHTNLLESICDDDCNPTPDTTATPLVENTGDCAGSKPSLAKRRANQQDTETFYFTKVKENMSGSSLISKLQAKHDLLKEAIQKAESIDSDPSRRRRRMSRTQSSGQQIPLVVESCIRFINLHGLHHEGIFRVPGSQTEVNHIRNAFERGEDPLTDSECDIDSVAGVLKLYFRGLEKPLFPEESFSQLMECVQIENMTERVAQIKSVVSLFPRPVVIVMRYLFAFLHHVSQYSDENMMQPYNLAVCFGPSLLRGVEMGGDEVTLAPQINDLVKTILLHHENIFPSPSELLGPVYEKCMTLEQEYCEPITEEGEGDAEHPPSEDEWEAVALFDYVARSAAELSFKQGDHLLLHSKASADWWRGEVGGVRGLIPHNYISVVEGADRKDRGKKEDSRVGSTGNLAEEQQGEHSTRMRVNSDSASLPGRQRTGSGGSSIGVGGSGSPIRKLTLQVPEGRLILPPQSSAVARQLSGHHERRHTLDSLRPIGGAAERQTVHIDKEVSRQMNSVFKELLSRHPPQEVLGSSPPPSSTPSVSPAAARPPVKKGGFNLRGRGLFKPQDQQD; this is encoded by the exons ATGACATCACATGGAAAACTGAGAAAGGAAAAGGCGGAGTATGAGACACAAATCAAAG AGGTACGTGGTCAGCTCTCGGAGCAGCTAAAAATCCTGGATGCACAGCTGGAGGTGAAAACACAGCAACTGCAGGATCTAAGCGAGTACCTGCGCAGACGGGGTGAGATTGAGGCAGAGTATGCCCGCTCTCTGGAGAAACTCAGCGAGAAATTCACTATCAAGACTAAAAG AAAGGAGCAGTTGGACCTGTCGGTGGCTCAGAGCTGGACGGTTCTGCTGACCCAAACCAGACAGGAGAGCCGAGATCACAGCTCACTGAGTGAACTCTGCAGCAACACCCTCACACAACGGCTCTCACACTGCATAGAGGATACGCACCGCATGGCAAAGAGG aGCAAGGAGGTGGGTCTCCAGATGCAGGACGAGCTCTTGAAAATCACCACAGAGCTGCAGACG GCTTTGAAAACGTATCATCAGTACCACATCGACTGTCTGGCTGCTGAAGGCAAGCTCAAAGAGGCCACACGACTGGAGGAGAAACAGACGGGCAAATCAGCTGATCTCGGTCTCATCCAATCAGGAGGGCAGAGGCGCAGTTCGGTGAAAAAAATAGAGAGACTGATGGAGAAG AGGCAAGTGAAAGTACAGGAAACTCAGCTGAAGTGCACTAAAGCTCGTAATGACTACTTGCTCAACTTGGCAGCAGCGAATGCCTCCATGAATAAGTACTATCTGCAGGACATTTGCACTCTGATTGAT TGCACAGATTTGGGGTACCACCTGTCTGTGTCTCGGGTTATACGCGGGTACGTCTCCAACCAAAACCGAATAATCCAGAACATGAAAAATGGCCTCCAGCAGCTTGATACAGCAGTTACTGAACTCAATCAGGGTCAGGATAGAGATGCCCTGCTCCAGGCCCACAATACAGCATTCTGCCTGCCCTTTCGCTTTCAGTACCAGCCTCATGAAGGGGACCAG GTGTGTGAGGTGAGTGCAGAGGGCCAGGTGAGGTATGAGCTTGAGACCAGATTCCAGCAGCTTCAGTCCAGACTTGCCTCTGTTACCCTGGAAACAGAGGAG GTCAGTAAGACACTTAAGACAACACACACTAACCTTCTGGAGAGCATCTGTGATGATGATTGCAACCCAACCCCTGACACCACCGCTACCCCATTGGTGGAAAACACAGGTGACTGTGCAGGGAGCAAACCAAGCCTGGCAAAACGCAGAGCCAATCAACAGGACACAGAGACATTCTACTTTACA aAAGTAAAGGAGAACATGAGTGGCAGCTCTCTGATCTCAAAACTCCAGGCTAAACATGACCTGCTTAAAGAGGCCATACAGAAAG CTGAGTCCATTGATAGCGATCCCTCCAG AAGGAGGAGGCGGATGTCGAGGACCCAG agCTCTGGGCAACAGATCCCCCTGGTAGTTGAGAGCTGCATCCGCTTCATCAATCTGCACG gTCTGCATCATGAAGGAATTTTCAGAGTGCCTGGTTCACAGACTGAAGTCAATCATATCAGGAATGCCTTTGAAAGAG GAGAAGATCCGTTGACTGACAGTGAGTGTGACATTGATTCAGTGGCAGGGGTTCTGAAGCTTTATTTCAGAGGTCTAGagaaacctctgttccctgaggagAGCTTCAGCCAGCTCATGGAGTGTGTCC AAATTGAGAATATGACAGAGAGAGTAGCGCAGATAAAGTCAGTGGTTTCACTGTTCCCTAGACCCGTTGTCATAGTGATGCGCTATCTATTCGCCTTCCTTCATCA TGTCTCTCAGTATAGTGATGAGAACATGATGCAGCCATATAatctggctgtgtgcttcggccCCAGTCTGCTCAGAGGGGTGGAGATGGGTGGTGACGAAGTGACCCTGGCACCTCAAATCAATGACCTTGTCAAGACTATACTCCTACATCATGAGAACATTTTCCCTAGTCCGTCTGAACTCTTGGGCCCTGTCTATGAGAAATGCATGACTCTTGAGCAAGAATACTG TGAACCTATCACAGAAGAGGGTGAGGGAGATGCTGAACATCCTCCCAGTGAAGATG AGTGGGAGGCAGTGGCTTTGTTTGATTATGTTGCACGCTCCGCAGCCGAGCTGTCATTCAAGCAGGGTGACCACCTCTTACTACACAGCAAGGCCTCTGCTGATTGGTGGAGAGGGGAAGTAGGCGGAGTGAGAGGCCTGATCCCACATAATTACATCAGTGTGGTAGAGGG GGCAGACCGTAAGGACAGAGGGAAGAAGGAGGACAGCAGAGTAGGCAGCACAGGAAATCTAGCAGAAGAACAGCAGGGCGAGCACAGCACCCG TATGAGGGTAAACAGTGATAGTGCATCTCTGCCCGGCCGGCAGAGGACAGGGAGCGGAGGCAGCAGTATAGGTGTAGGTGGCAGTGGAAGCCCCATACGGAAGCTCACCCTGCAGGTGCCCGAGGGACGACTCATCCTTCCTCCACAGTCATCTGCAGTTGCACGCCAGCTCTCAGG GCACCATGAGCGCAGACATACTTTAGACAGTCTGAGGCCAATAGGAGGAGCAGCAGAAAGACAGACAGTTCATATCGACAAG GAGGTCAGTCGGCAGATGAACTCTGTCTTTAAGGAGCTGTTGTCTCGTCATCCTCCTCAAGAAGTCTTGGGTTCGAGCCCTCCTCCCTCTTCCACCCCCTCCGTGTCTCCTGCTGCTGCTCGGCCTCCGGTGAAAAAGGGAGGTTTCAACCTTCGCGGCAGAGGACTCTTCAAACCCCAAGACCAACAGGACTGA
- the LOC127628742 gene encoding SLIT-ROBO Rho GTPase-activating protein 3-like isoform X2, with amino-acid sequence MTSHGKLRKEKAEYETQIKEVRGQLSEQLKILDAQLEVKTQQLQDLSEYLRRRGEIEAEYARSLEKLSEKFTIKTKRKEQLDLSVAQSWTVLLTQTRQESRDHSSLSELCSNTLTQRLSHCIEDTHRMAKRSKEVGLQMQDELLKITTELQTALKTYHQYHIDCLAAEGKLKEATRLEEKQTGKSADLGLIQSGGQRRSSVKKIERLMEKRQVKVQETQLKCTKARNDYLLNLAAANASMNKYYLQDICTLIDCTDLGYHLSVSRVIRGYVSNQNRIIQNMKNGLQQLDTAVTELNQGQDRDALLQAHNTAFCLPFRFQYQPHEGDQVCEVSAEGQVRYELETRFQQLQSRLASVTLETEEVSKTLKTTHTNLLESICDDDCNPTPDTTATPLVENTGDCAGSKPSLAKRRANQQDTETFYFTKVKENMSGSSLISKLQAKHDLLKEAIQKAESIDSDPSRMQPDRAVRVRKARPCSQYNHKLFSGDMLSFIQSSGQQIPLVVESCIRFINLHGLHHEGIFRVPGSQTEVNHIRNAFERGEDPLTDSECDIDSVAGVLKLYFRGLEKPLFPEESFSQLMECVQIENMTERVAQIKSVVSLFPRPVVIVMRYLFAFLHHVSQYSDENMMQPYNLAVCFGPSLLRGVEMGGDEVTLAPQINDLVKTILLHHENIFPSPSELLGPVYEKCMTLEQEYCEPITEEGEGDAEHPPSEDAELSFKQGDHLLLHSKASADWWRGEVGGVRGLIPHNYISVVEGADRKDRGKKEDSRVGSTGNLAEEQQGEHSTRMRVNSDSASLPGRQRTGSGGSSIGVGGSGSPIRKLTLQVPEGRLILPPQSSAVARQLSGHHERRHTLDSLRPIGGAAERQTVHIDKEVSRQMNSVFKELLSRHPPQEVLGSSPPPSSTPSVSPAAARPPVKKGGFNLRGRGLFKPQDQQD; translated from the exons ATGACATCACATGGAAAACTGAGAAAGGAAAAGGCGGAGTATGAGACACAAATCAAAG AGGTACGTGGTCAGCTCTCGGAGCAGCTAAAAATCCTGGATGCACAGCTGGAGGTGAAAACACAGCAACTGCAGGATCTAAGCGAGTACCTGCGCAGACGGGGTGAGATTGAGGCAGAGTATGCCCGCTCTCTGGAGAAACTCAGCGAGAAATTCACTATCAAGACTAAAAG AAAGGAGCAGTTGGACCTGTCGGTGGCTCAGAGCTGGACGGTTCTGCTGACCCAAACCAGACAGGAGAGCCGAGATCACAGCTCACTGAGTGAACTCTGCAGCAACACCCTCACACAACGGCTCTCACACTGCATAGAGGATACGCACCGCATGGCAAAGAGG aGCAAGGAGGTGGGTCTCCAGATGCAGGACGAGCTCTTGAAAATCACCACAGAGCTGCAGACG GCTTTGAAAACGTATCATCAGTACCACATCGACTGTCTGGCTGCTGAAGGCAAGCTCAAAGAGGCCACACGACTGGAGGAGAAACAGACGGGCAAATCAGCTGATCTCGGTCTCATCCAATCAGGAGGGCAGAGGCGCAGTTCGGTGAAAAAAATAGAGAGACTGATGGAGAAG AGGCAAGTGAAAGTACAGGAAACTCAGCTGAAGTGCACTAAAGCTCGTAATGACTACTTGCTCAACTTGGCAGCAGCGAATGCCTCCATGAATAAGTACTATCTGCAGGACATTTGCACTCTGATTGAT TGCACAGATTTGGGGTACCACCTGTCTGTGTCTCGGGTTATACGCGGGTACGTCTCCAACCAAAACCGAATAATCCAGAACATGAAAAATGGCCTCCAGCAGCTTGATACAGCAGTTACTGAACTCAATCAGGGTCAGGATAGAGATGCCCTGCTCCAGGCCCACAATACAGCATTCTGCCTGCCCTTTCGCTTTCAGTACCAGCCTCATGAAGGGGACCAG GTGTGTGAGGTGAGTGCAGAGGGCCAGGTGAGGTATGAGCTTGAGACCAGATTCCAGCAGCTTCAGTCCAGACTTGCCTCTGTTACCCTGGAAACAGAGGAG GTCAGTAAGACACTTAAGACAACACACACTAACCTTCTGGAGAGCATCTGTGATGATGATTGCAACCCAACCCCTGACACCACCGCTACCCCATTGGTGGAAAACACAGGTGACTGTGCAGGGAGCAAACCAAGCCTGGCAAAACGCAGAGCCAATCAACAGGACACAGAGACATTCTACTTTACA aAAGTAAAGGAGAACATGAGTGGCAGCTCTCTGATCTCAAAACTCCAGGCTAAACATGACCTGCTTAAAGAGGCCATACAGAAAG CTGAGTCCATTGATAGCGATCCCTCCAG AATGCAGCCTGATAGGGCAGTGCGTGTGCGGAAAGCCAGGCCCTGCTCCCAATACAACCACAAACTCTTCTCTGGAGACATGCTCTCTTTCATCCAG agCTCTGGGCAACAGATCCCCCTGGTAGTTGAGAGCTGCATCCGCTTCATCAATCTGCACG gTCTGCATCATGAAGGAATTTTCAGAGTGCCTGGTTCACAGACTGAAGTCAATCATATCAGGAATGCCTTTGAAAGAG GAGAAGATCCGTTGACTGACAGTGAGTGTGACATTGATTCAGTGGCAGGGGTTCTGAAGCTTTATTTCAGAGGTCTAGagaaacctctgttccctgaggagAGCTTCAGCCAGCTCATGGAGTGTGTCC AAATTGAGAATATGACAGAGAGAGTAGCGCAGATAAAGTCAGTGGTTTCACTGTTCCCTAGACCCGTTGTCATAGTGATGCGCTATCTATTCGCCTTCCTTCATCA TGTCTCTCAGTATAGTGATGAGAACATGATGCAGCCATATAatctggctgtgtgcttcggccCCAGTCTGCTCAGAGGGGTGGAGATGGGTGGTGACGAAGTGACCCTGGCACCTCAAATCAATGACCTTGTCAAGACTATACTCCTACATCATGAGAACATTTTCCCTAGTCCGTCTGAACTCTTGGGCCCTGTCTATGAGAAATGCATGACTCTTGAGCAAGAATACTG TGAACCTATCACAGAAGAGGGTGAGGGAGATGCTGAACATCCTCCCAGTGAAGATG CCGAGCTGTCATTCAAGCAGGGTGACCACCTCTTACTACACAGCAAGGCCTCTGCTGATTGGTGGAGAGGGGAAGTAGGCGGAGTGAGAGGCCTGATCCCACATAATTACATCAGTGTGGTAGAGGG GGCAGACCGTAAGGACAGAGGGAAGAAGGAGGACAGCAGAGTAGGCAGCACAGGAAATCTAGCAGAAGAACAGCAGGGCGAGCACAGCACCCG TATGAGGGTAAACAGTGATAGTGCATCTCTGCCCGGCCGGCAGAGGACAGGGAGCGGAGGCAGCAGTATAGGTGTAGGTGGCAGTGGAAGCCCCATACGGAAGCTCACCCTGCAGGTGCCCGAGGGACGACTCATCCTTCCTCCACAGTCATCTGCAGTTGCACGCCAGCTCTCAGG GCACCATGAGCGCAGACATACTTTAGACAGTCTGAGGCCAATAGGAGGAGCAGCAGAAAGACAGACAGTTCATATCGACAAG GAGGTCAGTCGGCAGATGAACTCTGTCTTTAAGGAGCTGTTGTCTCGTCATCCTCCTCAAGAAGTCTTGGGTTCGAGCCCTCCTCCCTCTTCCACCCCCTCCGTGTCTCCTGCTGCTGCTCGGCCTCCGGTGAAAAAGGGAGGTTTCAACCTTCGCGGCAGAGGACTCTTCAAACCCCAAGACCAACAGGACTGA
- the LOC127628742 gene encoding SLIT-ROBO Rho GTPase-activating protein 3-like isoform X1 translates to MTSHGKLRKEKAEYETQIKEVRGQLSEQLKILDAQLEVKTQQLQDLSEYLRRRGEIEAEYARSLEKLSEKFTIKTKRKEQLDLSVAQSWTVLLTQTRQESRDHSSLSELCSNTLTQRLSHCIEDTHRMAKRSKEVGLQMQDELLKITTELQTALKTYHQYHIDCLAAEGKLKEATRLEEKQTGKSADLGLIQSGGQRRSSVKKIERLMEKRQVKVQETQLKCTKARNDYLLNLAAANASMNKYYLQDICTLIDCTDLGYHLSVSRVIRGYVSNQNRIIQNMKNGLQQLDTAVTELNQGQDRDALLQAHNTAFCLPFRFQYQPHEGDQVCEVSAEGQVRYELETRFQQLQSRLASVTLETEEVSKTLKTTHTNLLESICDDDCNPTPDTTATPLVENTGDCAGSKPSLAKRRANQQDTETFYFTKVKENMSGSSLISKLQAKHDLLKEAIQKAESIDSDPSRMQPDRAVRVRKARPCSQYNHKLFSGDMLSFIQSSGQQIPLVVESCIRFINLHGLHHEGIFRVPGSQTEVNHIRNAFERGEDPLTDSECDIDSVAGVLKLYFRGLEKPLFPEESFSQLMECVQIENMTERVAQIKSVVSLFPRPVVIVMRYLFAFLHHVSQYSDENMMQPYNLAVCFGPSLLRGVEMGGDEVTLAPQINDLVKTILLHHENIFPSPSELLGPVYEKCMTLEQEYCEPITEEGEGDAEHPPSEDEWEAVALFDYVARSAAELSFKQGDHLLLHSKASADWWRGEVGGVRGLIPHNYISVVEGADRKDRGKKEDSRVGSTGNLAEEQQGEHSTRMRVNSDSASLPGRQRTGSGGSSIGVGGSGSPIRKLTLQVPEGRLILPPQSSAVARQLSGHHERRHTLDSLRPIGGAAERQTVHIDKEVSRQMNSVFKELLSRHPPQEVLGSSPPPSSTPSVSPAAARPPVKKGGFNLRGRGLFKPQDQQD, encoded by the exons ATGACATCACATGGAAAACTGAGAAAGGAAAAGGCGGAGTATGAGACACAAATCAAAG AGGTACGTGGTCAGCTCTCGGAGCAGCTAAAAATCCTGGATGCACAGCTGGAGGTGAAAACACAGCAACTGCAGGATCTAAGCGAGTACCTGCGCAGACGGGGTGAGATTGAGGCAGAGTATGCCCGCTCTCTGGAGAAACTCAGCGAGAAATTCACTATCAAGACTAAAAG AAAGGAGCAGTTGGACCTGTCGGTGGCTCAGAGCTGGACGGTTCTGCTGACCCAAACCAGACAGGAGAGCCGAGATCACAGCTCACTGAGTGAACTCTGCAGCAACACCCTCACACAACGGCTCTCACACTGCATAGAGGATACGCACCGCATGGCAAAGAGG aGCAAGGAGGTGGGTCTCCAGATGCAGGACGAGCTCTTGAAAATCACCACAGAGCTGCAGACG GCTTTGAAAACGTATCATCAGTACCACATCGACTGTCTGGCTGCTGAAGGCAAGCTCAAAGAGGCCACACGACTGGAGGAGAAACAGACGGGCAAATCAGCTGATCTCGGTCTCATCCAATCAGGAGGGCAGAGGCGCAGTTCGGTGAAAAAAATAGAGAGACTGATGGAGAAG AGGCAAGTGAAAGTACAGGAAACTCAGCTGAAGTGCACTAAAGCTCGTAATGACTACTTGCTCAACTTGGCAGCAGCGAATGCCTCCATGAATAAGTACTATCTGCAGGACATTTGCACTCTGATTGAT TGCACAGATTTGGGGTACCACCTGTCTGTGTCTCGGGTTATACGCGGGTACGTCTCCAACCAAAACCGAATAATCCAGAACATGAAAAATGGCCTCCAGCAGCTTGATACAGCAGTTACTGAACTCAATCAGGGTCAGGATAGAGATGCCCTGCTCCAGGCCCACAATACAGCATTCTGCCTGCCCTTTCGCTTTCAGTACCAGCCTCATGAAGGGGACCAG GTGTGTGAGGTGAGTGCAGAGGGCCAGGTGAGGTATGAGCTTGAGACCAGATTCCAGCAGCTTCAGTCCAGACTTGCCTCTGTTACCCTGGAAACAGAGGAG GTCAGTAAGACACTTAAGACAACACACACTAACCTTCTGGAGAGCATCTGTGATGATGATTGCAACCCAACCCCTGACACCACCGCTACCCCATTGGTGGAAAACACAGGTGACTGTGCAGGGAGCAAACCAAGCCTGGCAAAACGCAGAGCCAATCAACAGGACACAGAGACATTCTACTTTACA aAAGTAAAGGAGAACATGAGTGGCAGCTCTCTGATCTCAAAACTCCAGGCTAAACATGACCTGCTTAAAGAGGCCATACAGAAAG CTGAGTCCATTGATAGCGATCCCTCCAG AATGCAGCCTGATAGGGCAGTGCGTGTGCGGAAAGCCAGGCCCTGCTCCCAATACAACCACAAACTCTTCTCTGGAGACATGCTCTCTTTCATCCAG agCTCTGGGCAACAGATCCCCCTGGTAGTTGAGAGCTGCATCCGCTTCATCAATCTGCACG gTCTGCATCATGAAGGAATTTTCAGAGTGCCTGGTTCACAGACTGAAGTCAATCATATCAGGAATGCCTTTGAAAGAG GAGAAGATCCGTTGACTGACAGTGAGTGTGACATTGATTCAGTGGCAGGGGTTCTGAAGCTTTATTTCAGAGGTCTAGagaaacctctgttccctgaggagAGCTTCAGCCAGCTCATGGAGTGTGTCC AAATTGAGAATATGACAGAGAGAGTAGCGCAGATAAAGTCAGTGGTTTCACTGTTCCCTAGACCCGTTGTCATAGTGATGCGCTATCTATTCGCCTTCCTTCATCA TGTCTCTCAGTATAGTGATGAGAACATGATGCAGCCATATAatctggctgtgtgcttcggccCCAGTCTGCTCAGAGGGGTGGAGATGGGTGGTGACGAAGTGACCCTGGCACCTCAAATCAATGACCTTGTCAAGACTATACTCCTACATCATGAGAACATTTTCCCTAGTCCGTCTGAACTCTTGGGCCCTGTCTATGAGAAATGCATGACTCTTGAGCAAGAATACTG TGAACCTATCACAGAAGAGGGTGAGGGAGATGCTGAACATCCTCCCAGTGAAGATG AGTGGGAGGCAGTGGCTTTGTTTGATTATGTTGCACGCTCCGCAGCCGAGCTGTCATTCAAGCAGGGTGACCACCTCTTACTACACAGCAAGGCCTCTGCTGATTGGTGGAGAGGGGAAGTAGGCGGAGTGAGAGGCCTGATCCCACATAATTACATCAGTGTGGTAGAGGG GGCAGACCGTAAGGACAGAGGGAAGAAGGAGGACAGCAGAGTAGGCAGCACAGGAAATCTAGCAGAAGAACAGCAGGGCGAGCACAGCACCCG TATGAGGGTAAACAGTGATAGTGCATCTCTGCCCGGCCGGCAGAGGACAGGGAGCGGAGGCAGCAGTATAGGTGTAGGTGGCAGTGGAAGCCCCATACGGAAGCTCACCCTGCAGGTGCCCGAGGGACGACTCATCCTTCCTCCACAGTCATCTGCAGTTGCACGCCAGCTCTCAGG GCACCATGAGCGCAGACATACTTTAGACAGTCTGAGGCCAATAGGAGGAGCAGCAGAAAGACAGACAGTTCATATCGACAAG GAGGTCAGTCGGCAGATGAACTCTGTCTTTAAGGAGCTGTTGTCTCGTCATCCTCCTCAAGAAGTCTTGGGTTCGAGCCCTCCTCCCTCTTCCACCCCCTCCGTGTCTCCTGCTGCTGCTCGGCCTCCGGTGAAAAAGGGAGGTTTCAACCTTCGCGGCAGAGGACTCTTCAAACCCCAAGACCAACAGGACTGA